One genomic window of Cupriavidus oxalaticus includes the following:
- a CDS encoding GFA family protein, whose protein sequence is MTFHGSCHCGNIAFEVEAESIPSVIRCNCSICRRRGHLLWFVPRATFKLDTPESNASTYRFNTMKIAHRFCPVCGCGPYADGQDKDGKPMAAVNVRCLDNVDLDSLKVIDYDGLHH, encoded by the coding sequence ATGACGTTCCACGGAAGCTGCCACTGCGGCAACATTGCTTTCGAGGTCGAGGCCGAAAGCATCCCGAGCGTGATCCGCTGCAATTGCTCGATCTGCCGGCGGCGCGGCCACCTGTTATGGTTCGTGCCACGCGCCACCTTCAAGCTGGATACGCCGGAGAGCAATGCGTCGACGTACCGCTTCAACACCATGAAGATCGCGCACCGCTTCTGCCCGGTGTGCGGCTGCGGCCCTTATGCCGATGGCCAGGACAAGGACGGCAAGCCGATGGCGGCGGTGAACGTGCGTTGCCTGGACAATGTCGACCTGGACAGCCTGAAGGTCATCGATTACGACGGCCTGCACCACTGA
- a CDS encoding VOC family protein produces the protein MFRILDLDHLVLRTADADALRRFYVDVLGCSVEREQPDFGLTQLRAGSALIDLVSLDGPLGRAGGAGPGAEGRNLDHFCLRIEPFDEPALRAWLSGHGVEASEVAQRFGAEGKGPSLYVSDPDGNVVELKGPPAPVTAQ, from the coding sequence ATGTTCCGCATTCTCGATCTCGACCACCTGGTGCTGCGTACCGCCGATGCCGACGCGCTGCGACGGTTCTATGTAGACGTGCTGGGCTGCAGCGTCGAGCGCGAGCAGCCCGACTTCGGCCTGACGCAGCTGCGCGCGGGCAGCGCGCTGATCGACCTGGTCTCGCTGGACGGCCCGCTGGGCCGTGCCGGCGGCGCGGGCCCTGGCGCCGAGGGCCGCAACCTCGACCATTTCTGCCTGCGCATCGAGCCGTTTGACGAGCCCGCGCTGCGCGCGTGGCTGTCCGGGCACGGCGTAGAGGCCAGCGAGGTCGCGCAGCGCTTCGGGGCCGAAGGCAAGGGCCCGTCGCTCTATGTCAGCGACCCGGACGGCAACGTGGTGGAACTGAAGGGTCCGCCTGCGCCGGTGACCGCACAGTAA
- a CDS encoding DODA-type extradiol aromatic ring-opening family dioxygenase, with protein sequence MLPALFISHGSPMLAVDPGPTGAAFDALGERLRALPPRAVLVVSAHWIYSTLAVSSRERQEAWHDFGGFPRDLYALRYDAPGSPALAARVKALVEAAAIPGAGFVGEDDERPLDHGAWMPMRHFFPDADVPVVQLALNPYLPPALQIEIGRALAPLREEGVLVLASGSFTHNLQEVFGSGGRLEQHGPQAEPYVEAFRGWMGDALDEALATGDTGRIANYRAEAPYARRAHPTDEHLLPFYVALGAALGPRSAAAGTPPASVARVADEVTYGVLAMDSFVFEGIGAGTPLRAAA encoded by the coding sequence ATGCTTCCCGCACTGTTTATCTCGCACGGTTCGCCCATGCTCGCCGTCGACCCCGGTCCCACCGGTGCGGCCTTCGATGCACTTGGCGAGCGCCTGCGGGCGCTGCCGCCACGCGCGGTGCTGGTGGTATCGGCGCACTGGATCTACAGCACGCTGGCGGTGAGCAGCCGCGAGCGCCAGGAAGCCTGGCACGACTTCGGCGGCTTCCCGCGCGACCTGTACGCGCTGCGCTACGATGCCCCGGGCTCGCCGGCGCTGGCCGCGCGCGTCAAGGCGCTGGTCGAGGCCGCGGCCATTCCCGGCGCCGGGTTTGTCGGCGAGGACGACGAACGGCCGCTCGACCACGGCGCCTGGATGCCGATGCGGCACTTTTTCCCGGATGCCGACGTACCGGTGGTGCAACTGGCGCTGAATCCTTACCTGCCGCCCGCCCTCCAGATCGAGATCGGCCGTGCGCTGGCGCCGCTGCGCGAGGAAGGCGTGCTGGTGCTGGCTTCGGGCAGCTTTACGCACAACCTGCAGGAAGTGTTCGGCAGCGGCGGCCGCCTTGAACAGCACGGGCCGCAGGCCGAGCCCTATGTCGAGGCCTTCCGCGGCTGGATGGGCGACGCGCTGGACGAGGCGCTGGCCACCGGCGACACCGGCCGCATTGCCAACTACCGCGCCGAGGCCCCGTACGCCCGCCGCGCGCACCCGACCGACGAGCACCTGCTGCCGTTCTACGTGGCGCTGGGCGCGGCGCTGGGGCCGCGGAGCGCAGCGGCGGGTACGCCGCCGGCCAGCGTGGCCCGGGTGGCAGACGAGGTTACCTACGGCGTGCTGGCGATGGACAGCTTTGTGTTCGAGGGGATCGGCGCCGGCACGCCGCTGCGCGCGGCCGCCTGA
- a CDS encoding MFS transporter: MTSLEASSDTDAASTDSPADASPARAGPAQPATPPRRLVWILGLTETISWGTLFFAFTVFIEPMIRSTGWSRPFLAGGYSLGLLVWAMCSFAVGRLLDRAPARRVMGAGSVLAGLGLLLWAWSPSPAMFLLMWVPIGLAMATTLYEPAFVVLRQAYGDQYQKPIMIVTLMAGFASTIFVPLAQWLVLHAGWRPTLVGFAVLNLLVCAPLHARMRYAMHPTYSGTPTAGADAGSTGIARTTLRQPVFWAVVLAFTATAVVASLLGAHLIPMLTEKGLPVSQQLVVAALIGPAQVAGRMLMMRAAVRHPVRLSLPVYLLMSAGLLCFALGHGAWLMVAAVLYGCANGVNTMLRAMAMPELISRHHYATLNGLMMTPVLLMQAAAPWLGALLWRAAGGYWLMLWVMLALALGALLAFGYALHRRGLLRVAGAAP; encoded by the coding sequence ATGACATCGCTAGAAGCCAGCTCCGACACGGACGCCGCCAGTACCGATTCTCCCGCAGACGCCAGCCCGGCACGCGCCGGCCCCGCGCAACCGGCCACGCCGCCACGCCGGCTGGTCTGGATCCTCGGCCTGACCGAGACCATCTCCTGGGGCACGCTGTTTTTTGCCTTCACCGTCTTCATCGAGCCGATGATCCGCAGCACTGGCTGGTCCAGGCCATTCCTCGCAGGCGGCTATTCGCTGGGGCTGCTGGTGTGGGCGATGTGCTCGTTCGCGGTGGGCCGGTTGCTGGACCGCGCACCCGCGCGCAGGGTGATGGGTGCCGGTTCGGTGCTGGCCGGCCTGGGGCTGCTGCTGTGGGCGTGGTCGCCCTCCCCCGCGATGTTCCTGCTGATGTGGGTGCCGATCGGGCTGGCCATGGCCACCACGCTGTACGAGCCGGCCTTCGTGGTGCTGCGCCAGGCCTATGGCGACCAGTACCAGAAGCCGATCATGATCGTCACGCTGATGGCCGGCTTTGCCAGCACGATCTTCGTGCCGCTGGCGCAATGGCTGGTGCTGCATGCCGGCTGGCGGCCCACGCTGGTCGGCTTTGCAGTGCTTAACCTGCTGGTCTGCGCGCCGTTGCACGCGCGCATGCGCTACGCCATGCATCCCACCTACAGCGGCACGCCGACCGCAGGCGCCGACGCGGGCAGCACCGGCATCGCGCGCACCACGCTGCGCCAGCCGGTGTTCTGGGCCGTGGTGCTGGCCTTCACCGCGACCGCGGTGGTGGCCTCGCTGCTGGGCGCGCACCTGATCCCGATGCTGACCGAGAAGGGCCTGCCGGTGTCGCAGCAACTGGTGGTGGCGGCGCTGATCGGCCCGGCGCAGGTTGCGGGCCGCATGCTGATGATGCGCGCGGCAGTGCGCCACCCGGTGCGGCTGTCGCTGCCGGTCTATCTGCTGATGAGCGCTGGACTGCTTTGCTTCGCGCTGGGCCATGGCGCCTGGCTGATGGTGGCCGCGGTGCTGTATGGCTGCGCCAACGGCGTCAACACGATGCTGCGCGCGATGGCCATGCCCGAGCTGATCTCGCGCCACCACTACGCCACGCTGAACGGCCTGATGATGACGCCGGTGCTGCTGATGCAGGCCGCCGCGCCGTGGCTGGGCGCGCTGCTATGGCGGGCCGCGGGCGGCTACTGGCTGATGCTGTGGGTCATGCTGGCGCTGGCGCTGGGCGCGCTGCTGGCGTTCGGCTACGCACTGCACCGGCGCGGCCTGTTGCGCGTGGCGGGTGCCGCGCCGTAG
- a CDS encoding HD domain-containing protein — protein sequence MSDTYAPARASFSHMEHGTREDWAAISAEFMPYARALPDRVLAHLRLLDGDCGGFPVDRLTHSLQTATLAHRDGQDEEYVVCALLHDIGDTLGSFNHPDIAAAILRPFVSAENLWMVEKHGVFQGYYFFHHLGLDRNLREQYRNQPELFERTAEFCRKYDAAAFMTDYDTLPLSFFEPMVRRVLSQPKNSMYVKPGEKELARP from the coding sequence ATGAGCGACACCTACGCGCCCGCGCGCGCGAGCTTCAGCCATATGGAACACGGCACCCGCGAGGACTGGGCCGCGATTTCCGCCGAGTTCATGCCGTATGCGCGGGCGCTGCCCGACCGCGTGCTGGCGCACCTGCGGCTGCTCGATGGCGATTGCGGCGGCTTCCCGGTGGACCGGCTCACGCATTCGCTGCAGACCGCGACGCTGGCGCACCGGGACGGGCAGGACGAGGAATACGTGGTCTGCGCGCTGCTCCACGATATCGGCGATACGCTCGGCAGCTTCAACCATCCCGATATCGCGGCGGCGATCCTGAGGCCCTTTGTCAGCGCAGAGAACCTGTGGATGGTGGAAAAGCATGGCGTGTTCCAGGGCTATTACTTCTTCCATCACCTCGGGCTCGACCGCAACCTGCGCGAGCAGTATCGCAACCAGCCGGAGCTGTTCGAGCGCACTGCCGAGTTCTGCCGCAAGTACGATGCGGCGGCGTTCATGACGGATTACGACACGCTGCCGTTGTCGTTCTTCGAGCCGATGGTGCGTCGGGTGTTGTCGCAGCCGAAAAACTCGATGTATGTGAAGCCGGGGGAAAAGGAGCTGGCGCGGCCGTAG